In Prunus dulcis chromosome 2, ALMONDv2, whole genome shotgun sequence, a single genomic region encodes these proteins:
- the LOC117619129 gene encoding uncharacterized protein LOC117619129 isoform X1: MGDNKGDTSKKQPQQQQTQQQQQISPSPNDPLEDQLLPTEITRPRHHQQQPPPAAAPFNIPAPLFVPSGAATSSSSPFDQQHFEAAVNPKRPRYTTGQWKLLPSPSSQTKQTQIPILAKESTPSPNPKSTQLPQPHVTPTRAASSSDTASSPPAHSPLPSLSATSGQDTNKTEGDLQNPVHNHQFRKGKYVSPVWKPNEMLWLARGWRIQYQGGPAGGSSDHGSGSSSRTEQIPTETGTPHTRSKTRADKDREVAEFLQKHGVNRDAKTAGTKWDNMLGEFRKVYEWERGAEREQVGKSYFRLSPYERKLHRLPASFDEEVFEELSQFMGSRMRTPQSRLGSVGDDSRSAFVVTRSLTQPPSFKEDEFPPSGSKKQLMIMSGGGEPFYHGGRGTLLGFHHHDQSSLDFTAGLSSSSASKELRRIGKIRMTWEELVSLWAEEGEHHRGRVRLQGSSFLNADELTFFDDSMVASTMEAFEDGPLRGFSVDRFVSGQVVKVFGRRKPSSSTSGFNEKVQLSLPESASRSIPSTEFQDPTEYYVGCLGAPPPSLPSLPELQWYLQEPPPEELRFPLRKDVYRDLPQGKEIFFTTSTELLDCRAITYDILSPIIRTNPSLSASTATSRDSFIPIWDDCINRLVSKFCSLEMVFIRRPNASSPTEPLQDQWPNVTGFVRSFCLWRGEETDQLRDSHDMNPSSSIVEKILWTYMDLPYIFGYYAIGYVVTFCALSRSQDRINRTDLATIDLSSPSERLKALVPCYRIAGLLPLLADRCFNNTNCNKLLPHSDFERRDLGNGRNIVEMTPTTVTRFFSNVRKWTAVKEIYDFLDHRIPHAEFIHRSLEKDLGLVFKPRGCKCKPTNCEQLVEALKYVTKALVALHDLSFMHRDISWEKVMRRTERENEWFVCGFEEAVGAPQIYPRRAVAAGESAARVRHAPEMERGLHGVKVDVWGVGYLVRNCGLTGVPKMLRELQNRCLDQNPEQRPTAADCYHHLLQLQSSLQSATAGCVLGR; encoded by the exons ATGGGTGACAACAAAGGGGATACAAGCAAGAAGCAGCcgcaacaacaacaaacacagcaacagcaacaaatTTCACCTTCTCCAAACGACCCCCTTGAAGATCAGTTACTACCAACAGAAATTACAAGACCACGCCACCATCAACAGCAGCCTCCACCGGCTGCTGCCCCATTCAATATTCCTGCCCCTTTGTTTGTTCCAAGTGGTGCTGCAACTTCATCTTCGTCACCCTTTGATCAGCAACACTTTGAGGCAGCTGTGAACCCCAAGAGACCTAGATATACAACAGGGCAATGGAAGCTCCTaccttctccttcttcccaaacaaaacaaacccaaatacCAATTCTCGCCAAAGAATCAACCCCATCCCCAAACCCAAAGAGTACCCAATTACCCCAACCTCATGTTACACCTACCAGAGCAGCTTCCTCCTCAGACACAGCTTCATCACCACCGGCACACTCTCCTCTGCCTTCATTATCAGCAACCTCAGGGCAGGACACAAACAAGACCGAGGGAGATCTTCAAAACCCAGTGCACAACCATCAATTCAGAAAGGGAAAGTATGTGAGCCCAGTTTGGAAACCAAATGAGATGTTGTGGTTGGCCAGGGGATGGAGGATTCAATATCAAGGTGGGCCAGCTGGTGGGTCTTCAGATCATGGGTCCGGCTCATCTTCGAGAACAGAGCAAATACCAACAGAGACAGGTACCCCTCACACCAGAAGCAAAACAAGAGCTGACAAGGATAGGGAAGTAGCTGAGTTTCTTCAAAAGCATGGAGTCAACAGAGACGCAAAAACAGCAGGTACCAAGTGGGATAATATGCTGGGAGAGTTTAGAAAAGTCTACGAGTGGGAGAGAGGGGCTGAGAGAGAACAAGTTGGGAAGAGTTATTTTAGACTTTCGCCCTACGAGAGAAAGCTGCATAGGTTGCCTGCCTCTTTTGATGAAGAGGTTTTTGAGGAACTTTCACAGTTCATGGGGTCTAGAATGAGAACACCTCAGAGCAGATTAGGCTCAGTTGGGGACGATAGTCGATCGGCTTTTGTTGTGACAAGAAGTCTAACCCAGCCGCCTTCTTTCAAAGAAGACGAGTTCCCTCCCTCAG GTAGCAAGAAGCAGCTAATGATCATGAGCGGTGGAGGGGAACCGTTTTACCATGGAGGAAGAGGGACCTTGCTAGGGTTTCATCATCATGATCAGTCTTCCCTAGACTTCACTGCAGGCCTCTCTTCGTCTTCTGCTTCCAAAGAGCTTCGTCGAATTGGAAAGATTCGAATGACATGGGAAGAATTAGTGAGTTTGTGGGCTGAAGAAGGTGAGCACCACCGCGGGAGAGTGAGGCTCCAAGGCTCGAGCTTCTTGAATGCCGACGAGCTCACTTTCTTTGATGATTCCATGGTTGCTTCCACCATGGAAGCCTTTGAAGATGGACCTCTTAGAGGCTTTTCCGTTGATCGGTTTGTGTCTGGACAAGTAGTCAAAGTCTTTGGCAGAAGAAAGCCTTCATCATCTACTTCTG GCTTCAATGAAAAAGTCCAGCTTTCCTTACCAGAATCTGCTTCAAGAT CTATTCCTTCAACCGAATTTCAAGACCCAACTGAGTACTACGTGGGATGTCTTGGAGCCCCGCCGCCATCGCTTCCGAGCTTACCCGAGCTCCAATGGTACTTACAAGAGCCGCCGCCGGAGGAACTCCGCTTCCCACTCCGAAAAGACGTCTACCGCGACTTACcacaaggaaaagaaatcTTCTTCACCACCTCAACCGAATTGCTAGACTGTAGAGCCATCACATACGACATCCTTAGCCCCATCATCCGAACAAACCCCAGTCTCAGTGCATCCACTGCCACAAGTAGAGACTCTTTCATTCCCATTTGGGACGACTGCATCAATAGGCTCGTCTCCAAATTTTGTTCACTCGAAATGGTCTTCATCCGCAGGCCCAACGCTTCATCACCAACCGAACCCTTACAAGATCAATGGCCGAACGTGACGGGGTTTGTTCGAAGTTTTTGTTTATGGAGAGGAGAAGAAACCGATCAACTAAGAGACAGCCATGACATGAACCCATCTAGCTCAATCGTTGAGAAAATCTTATGGACCTACATGGACCTTCCTTACATATTCGGCTATTATGCAATTGGTTATGTGGTGACATTTTGTGCATTAAGCCGATCTCAAGATCGAATAAATCGTACTGATTTAGCCACCATTGATCTGTCCTCACCCTCAGAGAGACTCAAAGCCCTAGTCCCATGTTATCGAATTGCCGGGTTATTGCCATTGCTAGCCGATCGGTGCTTCAACAACACCAATTGCAACAAATTGCTTCCCCATAGTGATTTCGAGAGACGAGACTTGGGCAATGGAAGAAACATAGTCGAAATGACACCAACTACGGTGACTCGATTTTTCTCCAACGTTCGAAAATGGACCGCGGTCAAAGAAATCTACGATTTTCTCGACCACAGAATACCCCATGCAGAATTTATCCACAGGTCGTTGGAAAAAGATTTGGGTTTGGTGTTCAAGCCAAGAGGGTGCAAGTGCAAGCCTACAAACTGTGAGCAGCTTGTGGAGGCGCTCAAGTACGTGACCAAAGCTTTAGTGGCACTGCACGACTTGTCGTTCATGCACAGGGACATAAGCTGGGAGAAAGTGATGAGGAGAACGGAAAGAGAGAACGAGTGGTTTGTTTGCGGGTTTGAGGAGGCGGTGGGGGCTCCACAGATATACCCGCGACGAGCTGTGGCGGCGGGGGAGTCGGCGGCGCGTGTGAGGCACGCACCGGAGATGGAGAGAGGGTTGCATGGGGTGAAAGTGGACGTGTGGGGAGTGGGGTATTTGGTGAGGAACTGTGGGTTGACAGGCGTGCCGAAGATGCTGAGGGAGCTTCAAAATCGGTGTTTGGATCAAAACCCCGAGCAGAGGCCGACCGCAGCCGATTGTTACCACCACCTGCTGCAGCTGCAGTCCTCTCTGCAGTCAGCCACAGCTG GGTGTGTGTTGGGGAGGTGA
- the LOC117619600 gene encoding carboxylesterase 1-like yields the protein MADQTAASHSNPTVDPYHHLQIAPNPDDTITRLAEYPNSPPTCDSNLPTPVLSKDIPINQSNNTWVRLFLPRHVLDQSPSPTATPTTKLPLVVFYHGGGFIILSAGSTIFHDFCVNLAIDGPVVIASVEYRLAPEHRLPAAYDDAMEALHWIKTAQDDWLTDYADLSNCFLMGSSAGGNIAYHAGLRAVVGVDHLNPLKIRGLILQQPFFGGTQRSGSELRMANDPVLPLSCCDLMWDLSLPRGFDRDHEYCNPTVGGGSKHLDEIKALGWRVLVTGCDGDPLMDRQIELVKMLEEKGVQVVGRFIQGGYHGVEDVELSKAHELFVVFKSFITQL from the coding sequence ATGGCCGATCAAACGGCAGCGTCCCATTCCAATCCCACCGTTGATCCTTACCATCACCTCCAGATTGCACCCAATCCCGACGACACCATCACACGCTTGGCGGAATATCCAAACAGTCCACCCACTTGTGATTCCAACCTCCCCACCCCAGTCCTCTCTAAAGACATCCCCATCAACCAATCAAACAACACCTGGGTTCGATTGTTCCTACCCCGCCATGTACTGGATCAATCCCCCTCGCCCACAGCCACACCCACTACCAAGCTACCTCTCGTGGTATTTTACCATGGTGGAGGCTTCATAATACTCAGTGCAGGCTCAACCATCTTCCATGATTTTTGTGTGAATCTTGCTATTGACGGGCCCGTGGTCATTGCATCCGTCGAGTATAGGCTGGCTCCGGAGCATCGGCTCCCGGCGGCTTATGACGATGCAATGGAAGCGTTGCACTGGATCAAAACCGCGCAAGACGACTGGTTGACGGACTATGCTGATCTGTCAAATTGTTTCCTCATGGGATCCAGCGCTGGAGGTAACATAGCCTACCACGCAGGACTCCGTGCAGTTGTGGGGGTTGACCACCTCAACCCCTTAAAGATAAGAGGGCTAATATTGCAGCAACCATTCTTTGGTGGGACCCAGAGAAGTGGCTCCGAGTTAAGGATGGCCAACGACCCAGTTTTACCTCTAAGTTGTTGTGATCTGATGTGGGACTTGTCATTGCCTCGTGGGTTTGACCGTGATCATGAGTATTGcaatccaacggtgggtggcGGTTCCAAGCACTTGGATGAAATAAAGGCGCTTGGCTGGAGAGTTTTGGTAACTGGCTGTGATGGAGACCCACTGATGGACCGTCAGATTGAGTTGGTGAAGATGCTAGAGGAAAAGGGTGTGCAAGTGGTGGGTCGTTTTATCCAAGGAGGTTATCACGGAGTTGAGGATGTTGAGCTCTCCAAGGCACATGAATTGTTTGTGGTTTTTAAAAGTTTTATAACCCAGCTCTAA
- the LOC117619129 gene encoding uncharacterized protein LOC117619129 isoform X2, giving the protein MGDNKGDTSKKQPQQQQTQQQQQISPSPNDPLEDQLLPTEITRPRHHQQQPPPAAAPFNIPAPLFVPSGAATSSSSPFDQQHFEAAVNPKRPRYTTGQWKLLPSPSSQTKQTQIPILAKESTPSPNPKSTQLPQPHVTPTRAASSSDTASSPPAHSPLPSLSATSGQDTNKTEGDLQNPVHNHQFRKGKYVSPVWKPNEMLWLARGWRIQYQGGPAGGSSDHGSGSSSRTEQIPTETGTPHTRSKTRADKDREVAEFLQKHGVNRDAKTAGTKWDNMLGEFRKVYEWERGAEREQVGKSYFRLSPYERKLHRLPASFDEEVFEELSQFMGSRMRTPQSRLGSVGDDSRSAFVVTRSLTQPPSFKEDEFPPSGSKKQLMIMSGGGEPFYHGGRGTLLGFHHHDQSSLDFTAGLSSSSASKELRRIGKIRMTWEELVSLWAEEGEHHRGRVRLQGSSFLNADELTFFDDSMVASTMEAFEDGPLRGFSVDRFVSGQVVKVFGRRKPSSSTSGFNEKVQLSLPESASRSIPSTEFQDPTEYYVGCLGAPPPSLPSLPELQWYLQEPPPEELRFPLRKDVYRDLPQGKEIFFTTSTELLDCRAITYDILSPIIRTNPSLSASTATSRDSFIPIWDDCINRLVSKFCSLEMVFIRRPNASSPTEPLQDQWPNVTGFVRSFCLWRGEETDQLRDSHDMNPSSSIVEKILWTYMDLPYIFGYYAIGYVVTFCALSRSQDRINRTDLATIDLSSPSERLKALVPCYRIAGLLPLLADRCFNNTNCNKLLPHSDFERRDLGNGRNIVEMTPTTVTRFFSNVRKWTAVKEIYDFLDHRIPHAEFIHRSLEKDLGLVFKPRGCKCKPTNCEQLVEALKYVTKALVALHDLSFMHRDISWEKVMRRTERENEWFVCGFEEAVGAPQIYPRRAVAAGESAARVRHAPEMERGLHGVKVDVWGVGYLVRNCGLTGVPKMLRELQNRCLDQNPEQRPTAADCYHHLLQLQSSLQSATAGGALM; this is encoded by the exons ATGGGTGACAACAAAGGGGATACAAGCAAGAAGCAGCcgcaacaacaacaaacacagcaacagcaacaaatTTCACCTTCTCCAAACGACCCCCTTGAAGATCAGTTACTACCAACAGAAATTACAAGACCACGCCACCATCAACAGCAGCCTCCACCGGCTGCTGCCCCATTCAATATTCCTGCCCCTTTGTTTGTTCCAAGTGGTGCTGCAACTTCATCTTCGTCACCCTTTGATCAGCAACACTTTGAGGCAGCTGTGAACCCCAAGAGACCTAGATATACAACAGGGCAATGGAAGCTCCTaccttctccttcttcccaaacaaaacaaacccaaatacCAATTCTCGCCAAAGAATCAACCCCATCCCCAAACCCAAAGAGTACCCAATTACCCCAACCTCATGTTACACCTACCAGAGCAGCTTCCTCCTCAGACACAGCTTCATCACCACCGGCACACTCTCCTCTGCCTTCATTATCAGCAACCTCAGGGCAGGACACAAACAAGACCGAGGGAGATCTTCAAAACCCAGTGCACAACCATCAATTCAGAAAGGGAAAGTATGTGAGCCCAGTTTGGAAACCAAATGAGATGTTGTGGTTGGCCAGGGGATGGAGGATTCAATATCAAGGTGGGCCAGCTGGTGGGTCTTCAGATCATGGGTCCGGCTCATCTTCGAGAACAGAGCAAATACCAACAGAGACAGGTACCCCTCACACCAGAAGCAAAACAAGAGCTGACAAGGATAGGGAAGTAGCTGAGTTTCTTCAAAAGCATGGAGTCAACAGAGACGCAAAAACAGCAGGTACCAAGTGGGATAATATGCTGGGAGAGTTTAGAAAAGTCTACGAGTGGGAGAGAGGGGCTGAGAGAGAACAAGTTGGGAAGAGTTATTTTAGACTTTCGCCCTACGAGAGAAAGCTGCATAGGTTGCCTGCCTCTTTTGATGAAGAGGTTTTTGAGGAACTTTCACAGTTCATGGGGTCTAGAATGAGAACACCTCAGAGCAGATTAGGCTCAGTTGGGGACGATAGTCGATCGGCTTTTGTTGTGACAAGAAGTCTAACCCAGCCGCCTTCTTTCAAAGAAGACGAGTTCCCTCCCTCAG GTAGCAAGAAGCAGCTAATGATCATGAGCGGTGGAGGGGAACCGTTTTACCATGGAGGAAGAGGGACCTTGCTAGGGTTTCATCATCATGATCAGTCTTCCCTAGACTTCACTGCAGGCCTCTCTTCGTCTTCTGCTTCCAAAGAGCTTCGTCGAATTGGAAAGATTCGAATGACATGGGAAGAATTAGTGAGTTTGTGGGCTGAAGAAGGTGAGCACCACCGCGGGAGAGTGAGGCTCCAAGGCTCGAGCTTCTTGAATGCCGACGAGCTCACTTTCTTTGATGATTCCATGGTTGCTTCCACCATGGAAGCCTTTGAAGATGGACCTCTTAGAGGCTTTTCCGTTGATCGGTTTGTGTCTGGACAAGTAGTCAAAGTCTTTGGCAGAAGAAAGCCTTCATCATCTACTTCTG GCTTCAATGAAAAAGTCCAGCTTTCCTTACCAGAATCTGCTTCAAGAT CTATTCCTTCAACCGAATTTCAAGACCCAACTGAGTACTACGTGGGATGTCTTGGAGCCCCGCCGCCATCGCTTCCGAGCTTACCCGAGCTCCAATGGTACTTACAAGAGCCGCCGCCGGAGGAACTCCGCTTCCCACTCCGAAAAGACGTCTACCGCGACTTACcacaaggaaaagaaatcTTCTTCACCACCTCAACCGAATTGCTAGACTGTAGAGCCATCACATACGACATCCTTAGCCCCATCATCCGAACAAACCCCAGTCTCAGTGCATCCACTGCCACAAGTAGAGACTCTTTCATTCCCATTTGGGACGACTGCATCAATAGGCTCGTCTCCAAATTTTGTTCACTCGAAATGGTCTTCATCCGCAGGCCCAACGCTTCATCACCAACCGAACCCTTACAAGATCAATGGCCGAACGTGACGGGGTTTGTTCGAAGTTTTTGTTTATGGAGAGGAGAAGAAACCGATCAACTAAGAGACAGCCATGACATGAACCCATCTAGCTCAATCGTTGAGAAAATCTTATGGACCTACATGGACCTTCCTTACATATTCGGCTATTATGCAATTGGTTATGTGGTGACATTTTGTGCATTAAGCCGATCTCAAGATCGAATAAATCGTACTGATTTAGCCACCATTGATCTGTCCTCACCCTCAGAGAGACTCAAAGCCCTAGTCCCATGTTATCGAATTGCCGGGTTATTGCCATTGCTAGCCGATCGGTGCTTCAACAACACCAATTGCAACAAATTGCTTCCCCATAGTGATTTCGAGAGACGAGACTTGGGCAATGGAAGAAACATAGTCGAAATGACACCAACTACGGTGACTCGATTTTTCTCCAACGTTCGAAAATGGACCGCGGTCAAAGAAATCTACGATTTTCTCGACCACAGAATACCCCATGCAGAATTTATCCACAGGTCGTTGGAAAAAGATTTGGGTTTGGTGTTCAAGCCAAGAGGGTGCAAGTGCAAGCCTACAAACTGTGAGCAGCTTGTGGAGGCGCTCAAGTACGTGACCAAAGCTTTAGTGGCACTGCACGACTTGTCGTTCATGCACAGGGACATAAGCTGGGAGAAAGTGATGAGGAGAACGGAAAGAGAGAACGAGTGGTTTGTTTGCGGGTTTGAGGAGGCGGTGGGGGCTCCACAGATATACCCGCGACGAGCTGTGGCGGCGGGGGAGTCGGCGGCGCGTGTGAGGCACGCACCGGAGATGGAGAGAGGGTTGCATGGGGTGAAAGTGGACGTGTGGGGAGTGGGGTATTTGGTGAGGAACTGTGGGTTGACAGGCGTGCCGAAGATGCTGAGGGAGCTTCAAAATCGGTGTTTGGATCAAAACCCCGAGCAGAGGCCGACCGCAGCCGATTGTTACCACCACCTGCTGCAGCTGCAGTCCTCTCTGCAGTCAGCCACAGCTGGTGGGGCTCTGATGtga